The Pedobacter ginsengisoli region GGATCTGTAGAATACATAATTCCTCCAAGGTCGCTTAGCGTTTTCTTTTTAGCTTTCATAATTCGGGGCAATGATGTTTAGCGATAAAGGTTTAATAGATATATCTAACTCTTTACCCATAAAAAACGGTTCTCCATCAATATGTATTGCATCATCCTGGCTCCGTTTAATCTTTATATTTTTACCTTTAATAATTTCAACAATTTTCGACCGGTCAGTTCTGGCGCTTAACATTTCATATGCCAATACCGGCAGTTTATACATAGGAAATTCTTTTACCACGCACACATCAAGCAAGCCATCAACTACCGATGCCTGTGGTGCAATATGTGCATTATTACCATATTGAGATGAATTTGCAATGCTGACAACAAATGCCTTGCGTTCGTACTCTACACCATCAATACTAAGCTGATAAACCTGAGGTTTGTAGTTTAACACTTCGGTTAATCCCAATTTCAGATAGCCCGTTAAACCTCTTGATTTATTTCCGGCAAACACAGAACTGATATGTGCATCAAAACCCATACCTGCCATGTTAAAAAAACACTTATCATTAAATCTGGCAGTATCAATAACCTCTACATTACAATTATTAATAACCTTTATTGCAGCAACAGTTTTCATCGGTATTTTTAAGAACCTTGCCAGCCCATTTCCAGAGCCAAAAGGGATAATACCCAATATTTTATTTTGCTGCATCACTTTAGTTGCAATCTCATTTATTGTACCATCACCTCCAACTGCTACAATAATGTCAAAATTTTTGCTTGCAGCTTCCTCCGCAATCTCAGAAGCATGGCCAACATATTCAGTAAAACTAAAATTTGGATTGTACTTAGAACGGTCAAGATGCGCATCTATCAATGCTGGAATCTTTAATTTATTCTTACCTCCAGATATTGGATTGATGATAAATAGAATGTTTGATTTCGACAAAACCT contains the following coding sequences:
- a CDS encoding diacylglycerol/lipid kinase family protein, which translates into the protein MSKSNILFIINPISGGKNKLKIPALIDAHLDRSKYNPNFSFTEYVGHASEIAEEAASKNFDIIVAVGGDGTINEIATKVMQQNKILGIIPFGSGNGLARFLKIPMKTVAAIKVINNCNVEVIDTARFNDKCFFNMAGMGFDAHISSVFAGNKSRGLTGYLKLGLTEVLNYKPQVYQLSIDGVEYERKAFVVSIANSSQYGNNAHIAPQASVVDGLLDVCVVKEFPMYKLPVLAYEMLSARTDRSKIVEIIKGKNIKIKRSQDDAIHIDGEPFFMGKELDISIKPLSLNIIAPNYES